GATCGGCCCTCCTATACCGGATGCGTTTATCCGATTGAATGTTATTTCCCGACATGGGTGATTCCGGAAGACCATCAGGTTACCAAAGCGCTGGAAGAAGCCTATAAAGGACTGTACGGTGAAGAACGTATCGGTTCTGCTGAGACAGCGGCAGAACGCAAGGCCCGTCCGCTGACAGATAAATGGACCTTCTCAACCAACGGCGTGTCCATCATGGGACGCAATGGGATTCCGGTTATCGGTTTTGGCCCTGGAGCAGAAGCACAGGCACATGCGCCCAATGAAAGAACCTGGAAACAGGATCTCGTTACCTGTGCCGCTGTTTACGCGGCGCTGCCAACCGTTTATACCAGATAATCCGGCTGACGGCCAGCGGCCCTTTGATCAGACCGGTTATCCCTCACAAAATCACACGAATGAATTTTATAAAATCAAGGAGACTGAAAAATGGATAAAACTTTACAAACCTATATTGATAAACTGAATGCGCTGAATTTTAAAGAAATGTATGAAAATGATTTTTTCCTGACCTGGGAAAAAACACCGGAAGAGCTTGAAGCCGTTTTTACGGTGGCTGATGCCTTAAGATACATGCGCGAAAACAATATCTCGACTAAAATTTTTGAGAGCGGTCTGGGGATTTCGCTGTTCCGTGATAACTCTACCCGTACCCGTTTCAGCTTTGCCTCTGCCTGCAACCTGCTGGGACTCGAGGTGCAGGACCTGGACGAAGGTAAATCCCAGGTAGCGCACGGCGAAACCGTGCGCGAAACTGCCAACATGATCTCCTTTATGGCGGATGTGATCGGTATCCGGGATGATATGTATATCGGCAAGGGAAACGCCTATATGCACGAAGTGGTCGACGCTGTAACAGACGGCCATAAAGACGGTATCCTGGAACAGAAACCAACCTTAGTCAATTTACAGTGCGATATTGACCATCCAACACAGGCCATGGCCGACGCGCTTCATCTGATCCACTATTTTGGTGGTATTGAAAACTTAAAGGGCAAAAAGGTCGCCATGACCTGGGCCTACTCGCCGTCCTATGGAAAGCCATTGTCTGTGCCGCAGGGGATTGTCGGCCTGATGACCCGGCTGGGCATGGACGTGACGCTGGCCCACCCAGAAGGCTATGAAATTATGTCTGACGTAGAAGAAGTGGCTAAGAAGAATGCAGCTGAAAGCGGTGGATCTTTTACAAAGACCAACAGCATGGCAGAAGCATTTAAAGACGCTGACGTTGTTTATCCTAAGAGCTGGGCGCCGTTCTCCGCAATGGAAGAACGGACCATCTTATACGGCAACGGTGACCAGGAAGGCATCGATCGTCTCGAAAAAGAACTGCTCGCTCAGAATGCAAACCATAAAGATTGGGAATGTACTGAGGAATTGATGAAAACAACCAAAGAGGGAAAAGCGCTTTACATGCACTGCCTTCCAGCTGACATCACTGGCGTCAGTTGTGAGCAGGGCGAGGTAGAAGCCTCTGTATTCGATCGCTACCGTACCGAATTATACAAAGAAGCCAGCTACAAGCCCTATATTATTGCCGCTATGATTTTCCTGGCAAAGGAAAAGGACCCTCAGGCAACCCTGAAAGCTTTGGAAGAAAGAGGTATTGACCGCTTCTTTACCAAATAAGCGCAGGTTGAAAATAAACTTCCGGATGGCTGTGTCCTGTGACCAGCCGTCCATCCATTTTTCGTTTAAAGGAGAAAATCATGAGCAAAAAAATTGTGATCGCCCTGGGAGGAAACGCCCTGGGCAACAATTTACCCGAACAGATGGCAGCGGTTAAAAATACGGCCAAGGCCATCGCAGATTTGATAGAGGAAGGAAATGAGGTCGTTATTTCACATGGAAACGGCCCGCAGGTCGGCATGATCAATCTGGCCATGGGCGAGCTGGCAAAGGCAGATCCGGGCAACCCGGTGGCGCCATTGTCTGTGTGTGTGGCAATGAGCCAGGGCTATATCGGCTATGACCTTCAGAATGCCCTGAGGGAGGAGCTCCTTGACCGGGGGATCCACAAGCCTGTTTCCAGTATTATCACCCAGATGCGCGTGGACCCTGATGATGAAGCTTTCAGCCATCCCACAAAGCCCATCGGCCGTTTTATGACAAAGGAAGAAGCGGACCAGATGGTTAAGGAAAGAG
This region of Eubacterium sp. 1001713B170207_170306_E7 genomic DNA includes:
- the ygeW gene encoding knotted carbamoyltransferase YgeW — its product is MDKTLQTYIDKLNALNFKEMYENDFFLTWEKTPEELEAVFTVADALRYMRENNISTKIFESGLGISLFRDNSTRTRFSFASACNLLGLEVQDLDEGKSQVAHGETVRETANMISFMADVIGIRDDMYIGKGNAYMHEVVDAVTDGHKDGILEQKPTLVNLQCDIDHPTQAMADALHLIHYFGGIENLKGKKVAMTWAYSPSYGKPLSVPQGIVGLMTRLGMDVTLAHPEGYEIMSDVEEVAKKNAAESGGSFTKTNSMAEAFKDADVVYPKSWAPFSAMEERTILYGNGDQEGIDRLEKELLAQNANHKDWECTEELMKTTKEGKALYMHCLPADITGVSCEQGEVEASVFDRYRTELYKEASYKPYIIAAMIFLAKEKDPQATLKALEERGIDRFFTK